A stretch of DNA from Bacteroidota bacterium:
TTTTATTGGTGTTTCGGCTCCTTCCACTACAACACCCTACTGGTCTTATTTCTCTAGTCCGGTGCTGGCCTCTACCGTGCTCGACTGGGACAATGAAATGTATATGAGCGGTGTAGGCGGAGCCGATGGAAATGCATGCTGCCCCATTTTCCGCTCAGTACGCCGTTATTCAGGGTCTGTGTTCACCAACGTAACCTCTGTAAGTACCGCACTCGGCATTACACAAGGCTTTCAGGTGTGGACAGCAGATAATATGACTTCCTTCACCGGGCTTTTGTTTGATACCCGTGGCACGCTAACCACCGGAAACCGTACAGCCACTGTCCCCACCGGATTTACACTCATCGGTAATCCGTACATGTCTCAGATCCAGTGGTCGTCACTCACCCGCACCAACGTTAATAACTTTTTCTACATCCTTGATGAGTCGATTTCCAACTACGCTACGTGGAACGGTGCTACAAACACCGGCACCGCCAAACTGGCCGCTTCGGGCGGAGTAATTAATTCGTCGCAGGGCTTTTTGGTGCAGGCTACCGCCGCAGGCAGTGTAGGTTTTACCGAATCAGCCAAAACCAGTGGTACAGCCACCTTTGTGCGTCAGGCTGCCGATAATGCCCTGCTCCGCCTTCAGCTGCGCCGTACCGACGGGCAGCCCATCGGGGCCGAAAACGTAATTACTTTTGATGCTGCCGCTGCTGACGGTCAGGACGAAACAGATATTCCGGCACTGCTTGCGCCCAATGAAAATGCACCCTACATGCGCACACTTACCGGCTCAGGGAATGAGCTGTTTTTTGATAACCGCAGCATTTCTGCCGCTTCACACAGCGTGCCGGTAAACATTACCCCGGGCATGGCTGGCGATTTTCAGCTTAAGTTTGGCAATATCGACCAGTTTAATGCCTACTCCTGTGTGTTTCTGGAAGACCTTCAGACCGGTCGCATGCTGAATGTGCGCCGCAACGAAACCATCACGCTGCATGCCGGAAACGGAGTGGATGAACTGCGCTATGTACTCCATTTCGATCAGGAAGAGCCTGCTACTGCCGGTTTCTCCTACTGCCGTTTTGAAGACCTTAATGCTTCTGCCGCTTCGGCTACAATTCCTGTAACCGCCATTGGCACACCCGACGGCATGCTGCTTAATTTTGGTTTTGCAGAAACCACACCTGTAATTGTTACAGTGTACAACCTGCTTGGTCAGGAAATACTGCGCGAGCAATACAACGTAAGCAGCGAACAGGTGAAACTTCCGCTCCTTAACGATGCCAGAGGGGTGTACATACTTCGTGTGCAGGCAGGTGAAAATGAGGTGTCACAAAAAATAAGCTATTAACACGCGGGCTGCTTTAACCTGCCATAGATAATTCGCATGAACCGTACCGGTAAATTTTTATTGCTCCTTACCCTCTTCTGTATTCCTGCAGGCGCTCTGCTCCTGCACGGTCAGCCGCCCCCGCCCCCGCCGCCAAACGGTCCGCCCTGCTGGCCCCCGCCATGCATTCCGGTTGATGGCGGCATTATTGCTGCCGTGGGTGCCGCTGCCCTGTTTGGCGGTAAAAAACTTATTCAGCGCGTTAAGTCGAAAACCGCATGATGAACCCGGCAGGTCGAAAACTCGCCCGATTTCTGCTCATCTTCTTCGCTATTTACTTCGGCTGGACAATCCTTTACGACCAGCTTATAAACCCATGGGGGAAACTGGATACGGTTGTCATCAATGCCTCCTCCTCAATGTCAATATGGTTTCTTAAACTGCTAGGATACAGTACTTTTATTGGCCCCAGCGAAACAATCCGTACAATAGGAATTGACGGCACACACGGGCTCTGGATTGGTGATCCGTGCAACGGCATTGCGCTCTTTGCACTCTTTACCAGTTTCATTATTGCATTTCCCGGAAAAATAAAACACAAACTCTGGTTTGTTCCCGCAGGCATTCTGTTTATCCATTTCATGAATGTCATTCGCATCACTGCCCTTTGCATTATTGTGCTTTACCGTCCCGACTGGCTCATGTTCAACCATACTTACCTGTTTCAAATAATCATGTACCTGATTATTTTCGGTTTATGGTGGTTATGGATTAAACGCTTCAATACAAAATCAGAAGCGCAATGAACAAAACCGCGAGACAGTTACTGGTAATTACACTGGTACTTGCGTATGTGGCGCTGGGCTTTTTTCGTGAATTTGTCTTCCTGAACATCAACGAACAGATGCGCGTGGCCTATTACAATTCGCCCGACTCGCACCTCTCGCCTGCTCTTTCCTTTCTCGAAAATTACGGTTACAACACCTTGTATTACCTCAAGTGGCCGCTAACTTTTTTGTTTGCCGCAGTGTTTTGCATACTGGCTGTGTTTGTAATCCGCATTGGCTTTGCTTCCGCGCAGTACACGCGACTTGTAATACTTTCGTTTGCAGGTGTATTCTTTCTCGGAGCGATGTTGTTTCTGGCCGGATGGTTGTTTAACAGCAATGCAACCGTGTATGATCTTTCCCGCTTTCTGGCCGGTCTGGTGGAAAGCCCGGTGCTGCTGCTTATGCTTGGCGGCGGAATTCTATACTGGCGGCAAAGCCGGAATAATTAACAGCCTACATAAAGTCGGGCGGAGCCGAGACTTTGTTACATTTGTTGCGCCTGTGTAGAGGCGAAAAACTATGAAAAAAGATACCGCTATTTTCAAGCTGATTCAGCAGGAACACCTCCGTCAGTTGCACGGAATTGAGCTTATTGCTTCCGAAAATTTTGTAAGTGAGCAGGTCATGCAGGCCATGGGCTCTGTGCTCACAAATAAATATGCCGAGGGACTTCCCGGCAAACGCTACTACGGAGGATGCGAAATAGTGGATCAGTCGGAACAGCTGGCTATCGACCGTATCAAATCGCTGTTTAATGCGGAATGGGCCAACGTGCAGCCTCACAGCGGCGCGCAGGCCAACGCGGCTGTTATGCTGGCCTGCCTCAAACCTGGCGATACCATTCTGGGCTTTGATCTTTCACATGGCGGACACCTCACACACGGTTCGCCGGTAAATTTTTCGGGTAAGCTCTACCGCGCTACATTTTATGGTGTGGAGCAGGAAACCGGCGTAATTAATTACGACAAGGTGGCCGCCACAGCCAAAAAGGAAAAGCCCAAAATGATTATCTGCGGTGCTTCGGCCTACTCGCGCGATTGGGATTATGCCCGCCTGCGCAAAATTGCCGACAGCGTAGGTGCGCTGCTGCTTGCTGATATTTCGCATCCGGCCGGGCTCATTGCCCGCGGCATTCTCAATGATCCGCTTCCGCACTGTCATATTGTAACCACTACCACACACAAAACCCTGCGCGGCCCGCGTGGCGGCCTTATTCTCATGGGCAAGGATTTCGATAATCCCTGGGGAATAAAAACGCCGAAAGGTGAAATCCGCAGCATGTCATCATTGCTTGATGCCGCTGTTTTCCCCGGCACACAAGGCGGCCCGCTTGAACACGTGATTGCCGCCAAAGCCGTGGCTTTTCACGAAGCACTTACCGACAGCTTCCTGCGCTATGCGGTGCAGGTGGTGAAAAACGCCAACGTAATGGCCGGCGAGTTTATGAACCGTGGCTATCATGTAATTTCCGGCGGAACAGATAACCACTGCATGCTCATTGATCTGCGCTCGAAAAACATTAACGGCAAACAGGCCGAAAACGCATTGGTACGTGCTGATATTACGGTGAACAAAAACATGGTTCCGTTTGATGACAAATCGCCGT
This window harbors:
- the xrtF gene encoding exosortase family protein XrtF, encoding MMNPAGRKLARFLLIFFAIYFGWTILYDQLINPWGKLDTVVINASSSMSIWFLKLLGYSTFIGPSETIRTIGIDGTHGLWIGDPCNGIALFALFTSFIIAFPGKIKHKLWFVPAGILFIHFMNVIRITALCIIVLYRPDWLMFNHTYLFQIIMYLIIFGLWWLWIKRFNTKSEAQ
- a CDS encoding serine hydroxymethyltransferase, with product MKKDTAIFKLIQQEHLRQLHGIELIASENFVSEQVMQAMGSVLTNKYAEGLPGKRYYGGCEIVDQSEQLAIDRIKSLFNAEWANVQPHSGAQANAAVMLACLKPGDTILGFDLSHGGHLTHGSPVNFSGKLYRATFYGVEQETGVINYDKVAATAKKEKPKMIICGASAYSRDWDYARLRKIADSVGALLLADISHPAGLIARGILNDPLPHCHIVTTTTHKTLRGPRGGLILMGKDFDNPWGIKTPKGEIRSMSSLLDAAVFPGTQGGPLEHVIAAKAVAFHEALTDSFLRYAVQVVKNANVMAGEFMNRGYHVISGGTDNHCMLIDLRSKNINGKQAENALVRADITVNKNMVPFDDKSPFVTSGIRIGTPAMTTRGLKERDMLAIVELVDTVLMNHENDKKIATVKKQVNKMMKDYELFAW
- a CDS encoding T9SS type A sorting domain-containing protein — protein: MKRFYPALLLVFAMTSAMQAATFTSASASGVWSNPLHWTVSGSDADGIPDSDDDVIIAAGTFMDVDIQITDFRSMNVNPGGTLDVAGRQLRIRGGSFTQDGNMPGTCTLYFFGPGGTISGNFNNSGNWYFYINSNYTIAASCVVNKTTNYIYLLNNAIVNNFGTVRLNSGTISFGPTALWRNRANSSLRVTRNFTGNPNLEAHETGNTVEFFGSQSTLIDNLPLGYFNLSLRNNPKTLEAGTTFLVAGNLTLSTMTSCNANNNSIVLGGNWDNQANVNVTNLPLITFNSTDAQSIRRTTLAELFNDVIIDSQDSLNLLSDVRVNGTTTLNSGLLNPGNFNYRQRGANWNGEGGSVSMNGRIIFDGTVAQTIGGSFFTNFGNLEINNTAGVNNAANNRIRGTLFLTAGTFSASSNDFMFVSDASGTARVDELLVGGGNVNGNRFICQRFIGVSAPSTTTPYWSYFSSPVLASTVLDWDNEMYMSGVGGADGNACCPIFRSVRRYSGSVFTNVTSVSTALGITQGFQVWTADNMTSFTGLLFDTRGTLTTGNRTATVPTGFTLIGNPYMSQIQWSSLTRTNVNNFFYILDESISNYATWNGATNTGTAKLAASGGVINSSQGFLVQATAAGSVGFTESAKTSGTATFVRQAADNALLRLQLRRTDGQPIGAENVITFDAAAADGQDETDIPALLAPNENAPYMRTLTGSGNELFFDNRSISAASHSVPVNITPGMAGDFQLKFGNIDQFNAYSCVFLEDLQTGRMLNVRRNETITLHAGNGVDELRYVLHFDQEEPATAGFSYCRFEDLNASAASATIPVTAIGTPDGMLLNFGFAETTPVIVTVYNLLGQEILREQYNVSSEQVKLPLLNDARGVYILRVQAGENEVSQKISY